A region of Arabidopsis thaliana chromosome 5, partial sequence DNA encodes the following proteins:
- a CDS encoding SMAD/FHA domain-containing protein (SMAD/FHA domain-containing protein; CONTAINS InterPro DOMAIN/s: SMAD/FHA domain (InterPro:IPR008984), Forkhead-associated (FHA) domain (InterPro:IPR000253); BEST Arabidopsis thaliana protein match is: SMAD/FHA domain-containing protein (TAIR:AT5G38840.1); Has 1807 Blast hits to 1807 proteins in 277 species: Archae - 0; Bacteria - 0; Metazoa - 736; Fungi - 347; Plants - 385; Viruses - 0; Other Eukaryotes - 339 (source: NCBI BLink).): MYGRSGLDRFKKSQTSEPFSVSANPPPVVQQHLSPEALSGQKTQIGAGQSNWHPPDWAIEPRAGVYSLEVVKDGQILDRIHLDRRRHIFGRQHQTCDFVLDHQSVSRQHAAVVPHKNGSIFVIDLGSAHGTFVANERLTKDTPVELEVGQSLRFAASTRIYLLRKNSEALFSRPPPPAEIKLPPPPDASDEEAVVAYNTLLNRYGLSNGESGGMLGKRKEKTGSEAGVAKRMKKVRVSFRDQLGGELAEIVGMSDGADVETEPGPINVKEGSLVGKYESLVRVTLIPKGKVKEEKAFTGGTRGGVTDRLQEAMNMLKRGPKTGIYDDLYGGDSLAKAVGTSWASVSQPAAETECGGVGEEDDNDDLFGD, encoded by the exons ATGTATGGAAGATCTGGTCTTGACAGGTTTAAGAAGTCCCAAACTTCGGAACCCTTCTCTGTATCAGCAAATCCTCCTCCGGTGGTACAACAACATCTGTCTCCGGAGGCATTGTCGGGGCAAAAAACTCAGATTGGAGCTGGTCAATCAAACTGGCATCCCCCTGATTGGGCGATTGAGCCTCGTGCCGGTGTCTACTCTCTGGAAGTTGTGAAAGACGGCCAGATCCTTGATCGGATTCATCTAGATAGACGAAGGCATATCTTCGGGAGACAACATCAGACTTGTGATTTTGTCCTTGATCATCAGTCTGTTTCCCGCCAGCATGCCGCAGTTGTTCCTCACAAGAATGGCAG cATCTTTGTGATTGACTTGGGATCAGCTCATGGTACGTTTGTTGCAAATGAGAGGTTGACTAAAGATACTCCTGTAGAGCTTGAAGTGGGTCAATCCTTACGATTTGCTGCCTCCACAAGAATCTACCTTCTGAGAAAGAACAGTGAGGCTCTCTTTTCTCGCCCTCCACCTCCAGCTGAGATTAAGCTTCCTCCACCTCCTGATGCTTCTGATGAGGAAGCTGTTGTTGCTTACAATACCTTGCTGAATCGATATGGTTTAAGCAATGGAGAATCTGGTGGTATGTTAgggaaaaggaaagagaagacCGGATCAGAAGCGGGAGTGGCTAAGAGGATGAAGAAAGTGAGAGTGAGCTTCAGGGATCAACTAGGAGGAGAGCTGGCTGAGATTGTTGGCATGTCTGATGGAGCAGACGTGGAAACAGAGCCTGGTCCTATAAATGTCAAAGAAGGAAGCCTCGTTGGGAAATATGAATCACTGGTGCGAGTGACACTCATACCCAAAGGCAAagtgaaggaagagaaagccTTTACAGGAGGAACAAGAGGAGGTGTAACAGATCGACTCCAGGAAGCTATGAATATGTTGAAACGGGGTCCAAAAACAGGGATTTACGATGACCTTTACGGTGGTGACTCACTTGCCAAGGCTGTTGGTACGTCATGGGCTTCTGTGAGTCAACCAGCAGCTGAAACTGAATGTGGAGGggttggtgaagaagatgataacgACGATCTGTTTGGTGACTAA